In Heliangelus exortis chromosome 19, bHelExo1.hap1, whole genome shotgun sequence, the genomic stretch CCCCAGGTAAACTACTGGCGGAGCGATGGGTGCAACATGATCAATGGGACCCCGGGGGAGATGTGGCCACCGTTCATGTCCCCAACATCTCTGGAGTTCTATAGCCCTGATGCCTGCAGGTGAGGCCAGAGCTGCCAGCTTGTCCCTGGATGGGTGGCAGGAGATGCCCCGTGCACTCAGAATACCTGTGTGGTGACGCAGAGGGCTTGGGGGGAGGTTCTGGAGTTAAAGTTCAGCTGCAGTTTAGTGTTGCAGTATCTGAGCTTTGCAGATGGTGTGGTTGTCTAATTAGTTATCTTGTGGTATTCATAAATACCTTCCAGGTCACTGGAGGAGTCTTAAGTTGCCCACATTGAGCTACTAGAAAATAAGCAGCCTAGATAAGAGGTGGGAGGTGAAAGGAGAAGTAAGAGTTGTcacaaggaaatgcagctgtaACCATTTGGGGAACTATTTCAGCTGACTAAGTGCCTGGAGAAGTGATGGGGGATGAGGGCACTTGTgccaccagtcccaggcagctgctttttttgtgtgtgtctcctGTGTAAGACACCTTGAGGTTAAAGTACCCTTTAAAGTACCCAGCAGTGCCTCCCTGTGTGGAAACTccctggggctggaaggagaggaggcCTTGGGGCAGGTGGTGGCACAAAACCTTGTCCTCAGCTTAGAGAAGATAATGTTAATTCAGGCTTTGTAGATAATGCTGCAAAACAAGCAAGTGCTCATGATGAGCAGAGAGCAATGACCTCTCCAGCAAAGTCAGCTGAGCCAAGTATTAGTGCAGGAATTCCTCTACACAGGGGACATCAGCAAATACCCAAATGATCCTGAGCCAAGGACATATAGGGAAATTTATCACTAATCAAAGTTTAAATGCACATGCCTGTTTCAGTAAAACTAGAGAAATTATCTAGGGAACAGAGCATGTTTCCAGGTGGGGCCTTAAAGTGAGCTGGAAAAAGCCAAGCTTGGGTTCTTGTTAGCATGGGTGGTTCCTACAGAACAGTGCTGTGGAGAAAATGGCTCAGCCTCTTCCATGTCTCTTCTCCCCaggtttctctctctgcttctctgcttgcCCAGCTGGCTAGAAAGGAGTCATAAAGATCAGTTGATAGACAACAAGCATATCTGCCTTGGTGCAGAGCAGGCAGTgttgggcagggaagggaatgggatGGTTCATCTCCTTTGCTCTTTGCAAATTAAGTGCAGCTGATGCAGAGATGCCACTACCTGGATGTCCCAGCAGGAAGGTGAGCACAGCCAAgaggcacacacacagctgctgaACAGCCTGTGtcctggagctgtgctgcaaaAGAGGGTTTAACTGGTGTCCATCTCCAGTGACAGAACACTTCTGCCTTGGAGCCAAGGCTTGCACAAAGAGGGAATTAGCTCTTGGAGAGCAGCCCTAGGGATTACTGCATGCCTTCTCATCTGGATACTGCCAGCAGAATGTAagcctgtggtttttttcccatagctAGTCCTGACTACCCTTTTATCTGTGCTTAAAACATGGAAAGCAAGTGGCTTAAATATTCATTCCCCATCCAAAGCACTTCTCTGAATGTTTATCTTGAACTCAAAGTCTAAGTTACATGTCAACCACATCTTATCCTGCAAAGATAAGAGCCTGGTTCTGGGAACCTCTTGGCTAATCCTGATCCTTCTTCACTGAAACCTTTCCAGATCCATGACACTGGTGTACGAGCAGTCTGGAAATTTCAAGGGTGTGCCCACCTATCGCTTTGTGGCACCAAAAACTCTTTTTGCCAATGGCACAGATTATCCACCCAACGAAGGCTTCTGCCCCTGCATGCAGTCTGGGATCCAGAACGTCAGTACCTGTAGGATGAGTAAgtcctttcctccccaggctCTCTCTGCCATGTCAGTGTTAACTCTAGGGAGGCCAGACAAGCTTGGCTGTTCAGAAAATTGGCTCTGCTCTCGGCCAGGGTGCTGCAAGGCACCTCTGGGGAGTGTGTACATGGAGTTCTTGCACTTCTGCAGGCATCCcagcaaggaaggaaagaggaataaTCCTTGTGAGCCAAGTCCCCTCGCTCCATGGCCCTGCAAGATCCTGGTGTTTGTGGGAATGGCCAAGGATATGATGGGAGCAGGAtgtgtggcactcagtgccatagtctagtaactgcagcggtagtggatcaagggttggacttgatgatctttgaggtcccttccaacccagccaattctatgattctatgatgtcCTCTGGCCTGGAGAGGGAGCAGGCTGGGGAGCAAGGGTGGGAAGAGGCAGCCACATAACTGCCAAATTAAATATGAACTTTTGACACTGAGTGCAGGTCACACTAGACTGGGAATTCAGAGTGGGAATCCTATCTGCTGGGTACAGTGAGTTACTATAGCACTGCTTGGAGCATGGAGGGGAGAGGGTGACCAACCCTGGGTCTTAATCCTCCCAAATCAATGGAATAAGCtgcaggggagggcaggagctTTCTGGTGGGCAGGAGAAAAGTCTCTGAAAAAGTCTGTTCAGAACCAGTGGTGCAAGGGCTTAAAGACCTCAACAGGATGAGCTGAGGGTGTTCTTGTTCTCATCCAGATGCTCCAATGTTCATTTCCCATCCTCACTTCTACAATGCTGACCCAGCCCTGCTGGACACTGTTGAAGGCCTCCACCCCAGCAAGGAGCAGCACGCACTCTTCCTCGACGTGCACCCGGTGGGTGAACCTTGGGGTGGGTCCTCACCCCATAAGAAGGGGAGATCTTGCCCTGTCCTGGGTGTCCAAGCCTGGGCTGAGATGGGAGACCCTGCCACCAGCTGCATGGTTGCCTCACTCTGTTCTCGTGGCAGTGATTTGAGCAGGTTCCATAGTGCAAAGACTGGCAAGGACATGTGCAGATAAAAATGCCAAAGCCataaaataactgaataatTAGCCTAGCTTCTAGAGAATTGCAGAACTAATTATAAGCATAATTGTTTTGATAAGCACGATCAGGTTCTTTCCACTGACTCAGGTCCATAACACCAGGAGGTGTATctagcagcagcagccccaaaTCTGCAAATATGTCCTGCTGCAACTGGCAAAGTCTGAAGAATATGCTGTAGATTAATCTATTGCCATCATTTTGGGGCTGGCTTCTACTCTTTCAGCTTGCTTggctggctggggctgcagtgGACTGTCAGTATCAGAGACTTTGTGCTGATGTGTAGCTAAGTGGTGAGGCGTTGGGGTGTCCTGAGCCATCAGTGTCCCTCTCCAGTGGGATGGGGACTTTGGGATCTTTCACTCATGGCCTATGTTGCATTTGGTGAGAGCTTCCAAACATTCAGTGGTGGTTCCTCAAACAAGAAACCAACGCCTTCCTTGAGGGAAGGTAAACTGGGCTTCTAATCAAGGTGTTGGTTCACTCTGCTTTTCTTATCACAGTTATGGAAATCTAATTAAATTTATTACAGTATCAAACATATGCTGATAACAGTACAGTTAACTGTATTCTTATCTAGCTGCAGCCTGCTGAGTACAAACAGGGGCAATCCAAATGCCCTAAACGTGTTGCAAAACTGCAGTGTCATGAGAAACCAGTGTCTTAACTGGTGTTAACAGGAGCAGCTTTGAAGTGTGTTGTTTTCATGGTCTTGGTGTTGTTGGACAGTGAGAGTTTGTTCCTGGTTATGAGAAATGTTTTGTCCTTTGCTGTGTGCATGGAACTCTGTGCACTGATGCATTTCCATCCTGCTGCTGGTAGGATGAGCAATGGAAGGGGCTCACCAGGCTTCAAAACCCCCTGAAGTTACTAAGAAAACACTAAAGCTTTTGGTAGAAACCCCAGCCACGGtcctggttttgtgtgtggtgACTGCAGTGGCTCCCTGGATGATTCAATCCATCACTCTGGAAGGTGCTACCCAGAGCAGCTATGATGGAAAGCAAAGggctgctcttctgcagagtTCTCAAACAAATATTGGCTCTACTGATGTGCTGCTTGGTCTCTTCCTCTGCAGATGACTGGCATTCCCATGAACTGCTCCATCAAGCTCCAGCTGAACCTGTACATAAAGCAGGTGTCTGGTATAATGTAAGTAGTCACCTTTTAGGAATGGCCATGTCCCTTTCTCTTCTGGGGAGTGCTGCTGAGGCTGGGGTCACCAGCTGTCACAGCTGCAGAAGCCAGCTGGCTCATGTGGTGAAATGTCAGCTATTCCAGTGACCTCCAGCTGTTATCCCATGCCATCCTTTAGCAGTGCAGCCtgtctgctcagctcctgcagtcTTCCTGCACCAGACCAGACAGTCAAGGAAGGGACAGTCCCTCCTGGTGAGGCACAGGAGCAGTTtgcctgccctgggctgctgctcagATGTTGCACTCAAAGTGAAAGGCAAAGCACACAAAGCCTACAGGGTTGACAGTTGAAGCCTGGTTCCAAAAAAGACATCTTCAGGTCTGTGGGAACAATTGGAAGGGCTTTAACAAAGCTATATGGTGCCAGATATTAATGCCCCTAAGGATGAAATTAAGCCCTTTGCTGCTTTGTCATGAATAGAAGCTCTGTAAGCTCTTGCTTTTATGTGAAAGGCCCCAGTTGGACCTGAGCCCacagagagagagcagctgaaagcagcagcaggaattgCTGCCTCCTTACCCTGGTTCCCTGGCCCCTATCAGTCTGCCAGAGCCCTCCTTTTAGGAAGACTTGTGCTACTGGTTGTGGTGTGACCAGCCAAAAATCTGAAcgtgtgtttctttttttttttttctctcccagtcaAACAGGGAAGATTAAGCCAGTGGTCCTGCCATTGCTGTGGTTTGAAGAGGTGAGCTGCCTGCCTTGACCTGATCCTGCAGAGCCCCTCTGGTGGGAGGGGGAAAACTGCTTCCCCATTGCCCAGGGCTAGGGAGACTCCACTCTTTATAAAGCCTTAAGCCAGACTAATTAAGCACCACCAGAAGGCTTTACAATACTTGGCTGTGTTGTTAATCCCTCTGAGCTGAACAAACCCTGCCCTATACTTGTAAACCTCTGGCTCTGCTCTAGATGTGGGGTTAAATAGACCCCAGAAcggagctgccagcagcatcccagtgcCAGTGTGGGTCAGGGAGTGCAGTCTCCAGCTGTCTGCATGTTCAGCTGGCTCCAGCTCTTGAGAAAAAGCTTCTAGCCCAACCAAATCTTCCATAAATTCCCTAACCTGTGCTGCTGCGAGGTGGTGGGAGGGGAGTTGTGCATCTTGGCTCTGGCTGGGGGGGAAACaccactgacagctctgcttttttgaGCAGAGCGGATCCATTGAAGGCTCAGTCCTAAAGCAGTTTTACACCAACCTGGtgctgatcccatccctcctggatTACCTGCAGTATATCTTCCTTGGGCTGAGCATCCCCTTCTTTATCACAGCAGCTGTGCTCGTGCTAAGGAGACAGGTAAGAACTTGCAGCTGTCTGATGGGAAACACTGCAAGTCAAATCAGAGCTAATGTGAAATCAGATGATGTAGATTGGGCTGACAATCTAACACTCCTGAGAGAACACTGCCTGATGCCATAAACTGCACCCTAATGCTGCCAGCACGGAGCAGCAGGACttccttggccacctgggctgCAAATAAATAACACCCAAGGCACTTCTGTCCCTCTCAGCACACACCAGTGATGGAAGTGGGtgcctggaggaggaggaggaggcggcaTTTCTCAGCTCACCCAGCTGATGAAAGAGCAAGCCCAGCTCATCAGCCCAGCTtccaaggaaagcagcaggtcTGTGCTATGGCACAAATCTGTGTCTCTCTGCAGGGTCCCAACAGTTTTCTAATCTGAACAGAGCTTTGTTGAGGAGATACAGCTACCAGAGTGCAGCTTGTTCACATATGAAATGCAGTCACTGTGTTCTTGCAGCAGGGACACAGGCACTGTGGCTGCTTCTCATCCCAGACCAGACTGTCTTGTTCCCTGAAACTCACTTGTTTCCCTGCACACTACTAAAAATAGCTCTGGAAGGGAGACCTGGGGTTTTTGTGCACCTGGGCTTACTGAGAAGCAAATATCTTTGCATCCTGCTGGTAGCAGTTGGGCAGGGTGGGGGTTGCCTGGCTGGCACAGAAGTCTGGTTGGAGCTGTAAGGGTAGAACATAAGACAGCTAGAACACTTGGAGATCTATGGCTCCAGCTCCAAAACACTCATCTGATACCACTAAGTTGTCTAAAATTTTAGTTTTAGCTCTTGAAGTAGAGATCTAGCTCCCTACCCTAAGCAAGCTTCTTTAGATTTGCACTACAAATTACTCGAGTGGGCTTAGAAGCTGCAGAACTGAAGAGGCTGCTTGTAGGGATAAAAAGGCAATGCTTAGGATAAGAACAGGGTACAGCAAGTGCATGTGTGAGGGGCTGCTTCTGCTCAACCTCCTGTAACTGCCTTCACTGAAACCCTAATGCAAACCCACTTTAAACAGCACCAGAGTATCATGTAACTGGATTTTAACCAAGCCTACCAGTGCTTAATTGACTTAAAACACATGATCCCAAATCCCCTTGTCCCTCCATGCACttccctgcagggcaggagtGATAATAAGGGCCAAGACCTCATTTTTGAACCCATCCCATGCTCTTGAGGTGCTCAGGTGTGGTGCCCTGAACCTCTCTGCTTCACCTGCAAATGGGTTTCACTCCCCTGCACAGCACCAGAGTATCTGAAAGGTGTCAGAATTTTGCTGAGCAGCTGTTTTTGAGAGCATTTCCTCACCCTGCTTTTTCCTAACCTTAATCCCTGGTATCAAAGAGCCTTAATTATGCAAGAAAGGGTCAGGAAGAAAAGCTGGATTTAAAATTTGCTCGAGTCAACTGAATATCTCCTTGTGAAATATCCCAAGCCCAGGCATAAGCCAGCTTTATTTGAGTGCTCAGCCAGAAGTGTCATGAAGTGTTAGAACTAAAAATCAACTGCAGGAAGTGCCTGACTACCTAGAAAGTGATTTAAACAGTCTTAATGACCTTATACATCCCTAAGGAAGGTATGCAACAGCACACCAAAGTCTCTGCCAAATGAATAGGTGAGAGCTTGTAAGCTGGAAGACAGCAATTTGCAGCCAAGGTATGTTCCTCTTTTGATTGGAGTGCTGGTGATCTAGTGTTGATTGCTCAATCATGCACAGTCCTCCCTCCTGAAGTCCCAGGTGATGTCAGAGGGGACAGTGAGTGGGGGCAGTGTCCCCACCTTCATGTGTCTGCCtgatcccagctccttcctggagTATCCTGTGTGCCTCTGGTTTCTGGAGGGAGGAGTGTGCTCAAAACCTAGTCCAGATGAGGTCCTCTGAAATACTTAAATCTTAGCCTAGTGGAGAGTGGGGCCAGTTTGAAATGCATCTGTTGGATCTGCAGTTCTAAAACATGTCTAAATCTGGACAGAACTCAAAAACATGCCCAGAATGCAGCATTGTAGCTCTCCCCTGTTAACATGGCCAACAGCCTGTGTGgtgtgcagaaaaaaaggcaaacagacCATTTTAAAACTGGCTTGCCACTGACTGAAACCTTAACTAGGACTTAGTTTCACCTAAATTTTGAAATCTTTGTTAATAACTAGATTTTAGTTAAAcggtgatttttaaaatctcctaAAATTTGGAACCCTCGTGGAACTTGTGTCCCAGTCCACCATAAATGAGCCTGATTGTCTTCTAGGAAAAACGCTCTTTATTTTGGAGTAGCAATAAACAGAACTCAGACAGTAATAAGGCCAACCAGGCCACCTCTGCCAAAAACCTGCCTCCAGTTAAGGGAACGGTGTTGCAGGAAGCCAGACTGTAGGTGGGTACCCAGTCAAGGTAACACACTTTTCCTTATCCTGATTTGATTAAACTTTGCTTAAAACCAATCAAATGGATATGTTTACAGTCCACGTTTTCCCAGACATGCCCTCCTGGCAAGCTTTGATATAATGATGTTGTCTCATGGTTTTATTCAGGACAATTTAGATGTCTTAATACTCACACTTAAGCAGGCTGTGTGTACACAGTCTTATTGTTTCTCCCTGTGGACCTGAGCCTTGATAATATCAGCAGGGATAAGGGTGAAAAGTAGGACTGGTGTGATGCAGCACCTTTCTTGCCTATTTCCCCATCCCCTGTCCAAGTGTTTGAAAGTCAAAGGTAAGTTTTTGAATGGGTAAAAACTCCTGAGGATCCCAGAAGTAGTCAACTTGTTGGGTGTCACTCCTCTCCTGCATGCAGGAGCCTGGACAAGAAAGGCTTCCAAGAGGGTATTTCTCATGTATAAAATATCTGGGTTTGTGTTACAGGATCACAAAATCACTGAATcgttgaggttggaagagacctctggagattATAAAACCCAtcccccctgcccagcagggACATCTAATGCTGCTTACCCAGGACCATGTTCAGATGACTCttaatatctccaaggatggagattcccCAATCTCTCTGGACAAACCTGTTCcaatttttacagtttttgcagtaaaaaaaaaaaaaagttttctaatGTGCAGATGGAACCTTCTGAGTTTAAGAGTGTGCCTGCTGGCACTTGTCTTGTCCCTGGACACCACTGAGAGGAGCCTGGCTCTGTGTTTATACCCTCCCTTCAGATACTTGTACACAGTACCAGATCCCtctgagccttttcttcttaggttaaacagtcccagctctcgTGGCCTTTGCTTATATAAGAGATGGTCCAGTCCCTTAATCGTTTTAGTGGCCTTTTGCTGGACTTGTTCCAGTAGCTCCATCTTGCTTGTCCTGGGAAGCCCTGAATTGTGCagagtactccaggtgtggcctcaccagtgttgagtagaggggaaggatcatctctcttgacctgctggtccACACTCCAAATGCAGCACAGGATAcagctgtttgctgctgtgaCACTGCTCATCCATGGTCACCTTGGTGTCCACCAAGACCCTGGGGCTcttttctgccaagctgcttGTAAGTTGGGTGTACTGATGCATGGGGTTGTTATTCCCCAACTGACTTTGAAGAGCctcttgttgaatttcatgaggTCCTCACCAACCCCTTTGTCCAGCTTCTTGATGTTCCACTGGAGAACAGTGAGACCCTCTGGTGTATTGACCTTGTcacagttttgtgtcatcagtgaacttgcagatcattaataaagatgttaaacaggactggACACAATACTGACCCTTGGGCTACACTGCTGGACTCCAACCAGACCTCATGGCACTTCTCATGACCCCCTGGACCTGGCTGGTCTGTCAGTTTTCAATCCACCTCACTACTCAAGCAGCCAATATTTCATAGCTTCTCTACAGGGTTCTTATGGGAGATGGTGGCAAAAGTCTTACTGAAGTCCACAGAGACCAAATCCACCGCTCTCCTCTCACCTGCCAAGCTGGTCATTTCATCATAGAAGTTTAGCAGCTTGGTCAAGCATGGTTTCCCTTTAGTGAAGCCATGCTGAGTGCTCCTGATGACTTTCTTGTCCTTCATGTGTCTGGAAATGGTTCCTCAGATTAGCTGAAGGTAAGGGAGGCTGACTGGGTTCTTTCTAACTTCTTCTAGATAGGAGTGACACTCACTTTCTTCCAGTCTTTGGGTACCTCTCCCAGTTGCCAGGGTTGTTCAAAGATGATGGGGTATAGCCAGCTCCCTTAGCATCAAGTCCATGGATTCACATATGTCTGGGTTCCTTATATACTCTCTGACCTCATCCTCTTCCCCTAAGGGTATGTCTTTCTTTGCTCCAGGCTTTCCCCTGGTCTCTGTGGTTCCCTGCCTCACACAACTGACCCTCATGACCTCTGATCTTCCTTTTGTCACCTCTGTACTTTCAGAAGCTCTTCTTGTTGTCTCTGACATCCCTGGCCAGATTCCATTCCAGCTGGTCTTTGGCTGTCCTGCATGCTGGGAGAGTGTTTTTGTATTTCTGCCAGGTTATCTGCCCCTGCTTCCACCCTCTGCTTGCTTCCTTTCTGCAAATGAGTTTGGCCAGGAGCTCCTTGCTGATCCCCGCTGCCTGCTGGTGGTTTTGCCTGACTTGGGATGCTTGTTGGGATAGAGCACTCTTGAGCTTGGAGGAGGTGATCATTGAATATCAATAATCTTTTTTTGCTCCAACTCTCCCTACCTGAGCTCTGTAGTCACTTTTGGTACTTTCTAGGTGGCCCTGGTAGTGTAAATGGTGCTCacacagaaacagcagtggctaATAGTCAGAGGGTTAGATAAACCTTGCAGTTCTTCCACAACACCCTGAATCCAGGTCCCCAGCAAGCAGCAAATGTCTCTAGATGACAGGTCAGATGCAGGGATGCTCAACAGCAGGGACTGACCCACTACTGTCACTTGCTGCTACCTCTTGGAGGGTCTTGCATGATTTAGGGTGAGGAAGTCCACATGCTTTCCTTGAAAGTGTATTTGACTCCACTTCAGTTTTGAGGGTGGTGAACCTCTTTTGTAGCGATAAACCTTTAGGTGGGTAAAGTCTTCGTCCTGGTGCCAGAAGTCACCAACTCCCATCTGTCACCTTCTCCAGAGGCTGCACTTACTGCTGTAGTAGGGATGGGTGCTGTCTgtgtctctgctgcagctggggtcTAGGGTTCTTCAGGCTGTTGTGTCCCTGAGTAGATCCCATCCATCTGCCTTTCATCTCAGATGCTGTGCATCCTGCTGACTTTGTCCTGTGCCTCCTCCACTTGGTGACACAGTTCTTCAGGCTGGGTGTTTGGGTGTGTTACAAGTGTTGGTGGGCAGGAACGCAAATGACTTCATTTTGTTAGGGGAGGAGGTGCAAAAAACCTTCATAGAATAACAGAGTCATccaggttggaggggacctctgggatcataAAGTAAGAAGTCATCAGAAAAGGGTTCTTGGCCACATGAAAGCCCAGGAGGTTTGAGGGATGTGTGTCTAAAGTCTGAGCTCAGTGCCAGCACCAAGGGCATGGCTGTAACCACTGTCTTCTCCTCTTCAGAGAACCACCACCCAGAAAAGCCCAGGCCACTCCACCACGCAGagcaaaccaaaaccatccCCCTCCTCCGAGACGACTCCGCTGCTCCAGGACGCTGCCGCGCTGAGCCAGGACGAAGCCGACGCCTGAGCTGCTGGCCCTGGCACCCTTCCCACCAGGACACGTCCATGCTGAGGACAAGCCCTGCTTGGGATCCCCACAGGGGTCTCTGGATGGTGAAGTTGCCCTGGGCAGCTCGGTGGAGACTCTGCGAGCCATGGCAAAGCCACAGgccagcactgccctggcacTCTTGCACCAGGGCACAGAAGACCTTATCCAGACACACAAAACGGTGTTGAAGAACCCTTGTCTCCAGGGGGACAGTGTTTGCCACAGCCCCTTTCTCCTCATGGGCCAGTGGGAATGAAGATGGTCGCTGACTGATTTGAGAAGTTATTTTGCAATTTGAAACTGCCTATTGCTAGGAATAAACGGTGTTTTAACCAGAGCGTTTAAAATAAATGAGGTTTGTGTACATAGCACTGATGGGGTTTAGTGATCTTTTGAAAACCCACTGTTCAGCTAACACAGGTGGGGCTTGCTGTCCTAGAGTCACTTATGGTTTTATTGCTACTTGATGTGACTGAACTTCAGCAGAAATCAATGCTGGGTGCTGTCACTTCAGTGATGTCTCTTCCCAGGGTACCTGGAGGATTCCCAGGGTTGCTCCAGCCTTGGCATGGGTTGGAGAGTACAGTGGTGACTTTTAAAACCCTAATTCTGTGCCATGACCTTGCACTCCAGTGATTCCACCCCAGAGCCCTTAGCCTGCTGGCTCTCTCCTTGCTTTGGGTAACTGGGATGAGCCTTGCCAAAAAACGTGGTAGTACATCTGACCTGCCACTAGATTCCTGACAGACAGttgtccctgctgcctgctcagacATCCAGGGTCAGCTCTTCTGGCCATGCTGTAGACCATCACATTGCTCTGCCCATGCTGCCTGCACGTGGGGAGGAACCAGGCAGGAGCTTGACCCTCTTCTTGAGCCTCAATGAAGATACTTGGGCTCTTGAGATGGAGGAAGCTGTGTGTAATCATGAAAGTAGTGATGCCCTTGGTAGGCTTTGGTGAAAGTATTGCAGATTTCTGAAAGAAGGTCGGAGGGCATCCAGGGCTGGATGTTAATTTTGCATGGTCGGGCTGGGGTCACTCAgtgggaaagaagggaaaagccCAGGGTTATTCTTGGCTAATTACTTGGCTACTACTATCAGTGCCTTCACTGCATCCAGCTGGGAGTCTCGGTAGCCAAAGGGACCAGTGGTGGTGTCTCTGGCAAGGCTAAAATGTGGAAGGTGGGGAGTCTCTGGTCTCTCTTGGAGCAGAGGACTAGGTACACTGCATGTGACATGGATACTGTTATGGTCTGGAAACCactggaatcacagaatcatccgggttggaaaggacctctgagatcatcaagtccaacccttaatccactaccaccgTGAATTGTTTAGGACAGCCCTGTGACCCCTTTAGTGGAGTGAGCAGTGCTTGTCCTCTTACGAGGCAGGAAAAACAGAGGAGCAAAACCCAGCACCAGCAGTTTCCTACCCTGGTGTCCATATCCCCAGTCCTGCGGCTGGGCTAGGGCTGACTGAGCATGGCCACAGCTGTGATGCAGCCCAGGTCACAAAGGGGCAGTAGCAAAGTCCCTTCTTGTGGCCAGAACTGCTGGAGTAT encodes the following:
- the SCARB1 gene encoding scavenger receptor class B member 1 isoform X2 encodes the protein MAAAQRWVPFGLGLAGAAFALLGVSLLLVGPLIIKEQVVKNVRIDPNSITFSMWKDIPVPFYMSVYFFEVLNPKEVLKGVKPVLSQRGPYVYREFRYKTNITFHDNDTVSFLEYRRFLFQPHMSNGSEEEYIVMPNILMMGAAVMIDHLPSFLKLLVSGALAGLKQEAFMNRTVGEIMWGYDDPLIDTINTFVPGLLPFEGKFGIFLQMNDSNSGLFTVNTGMKNISNVHMVDSWNGLKKVNYWRSDGCNMINGTPGEMWPPFMSPTSLEFYSPDACRSMTLVYEQSGNFKGVPTYRFVAPKTLFANGTDYPPNEGFCPCMQSGIQNVSTCRMNAPMFISHPHFYNADPALLDTVEGLHPSKEQHALFLDVHPMTGIPMNCSIKLQLNLYIKQVSGIIQTGKIKPVVLPLLWFEESGSIEGSVLKQFYTNLVLIPSLLDYLQYIFLGLSIPFFITAAVLVLRRQEKRSLFWSSNKQNSDSNKANQATSAKNLPPVKGTVLQEARL
- the SCARB1 gene encoding scavenger receptor class B member 1 isoform X1, with translation MAAAQRWVPFGLGLAGAAFALLGVSLLLVGPLIIKEQVVKNVRIDPNSITFSMWKDIPVPFYMSVYFFEVLNPKEVLKGVKPVLSQRGPYVYREFRYKTNITFHDNDTVSFLEYRRFLFQPHMSNGSEEEYIVMPNILMMGAAVMIDHLPSFLKLLVSGALAGLKQEAFMNRTVGEIMWGYDDPLIDTINTFVPGLLPFEGKFGIFLQMNDSNSGLFTVNTGMKNISNVHMVDSWNGLKKVNYWRSDGCNMINGTPGEMWPPFMSPTSLEFYSPDACRSMTLVYEQSGNFKGVPTYRFVAPKTLFANGTDYPPNEGFCPCMQSGIQNVSTCRMNAPMFISHPHFYNADPALLDTVEGLHPSKEQHALFLDVHPMTGIPMNCSIKLQLNLYIKQVSGIIQTGKIKPVVLPLLWFEESGSIEGSVLKQFYTNLVLIPSLLDYLQYIFLGLSIPFFITAAVLVLRRQRTTTQKSPGHSTTQSKPKPSPSSETTPLLQDAAALSQDEADA
- the SCARB1 gene encoding scavenger receptor class B member 1 isoform X3, with the translated sequence MAAAQRWVPFGLGLAGAAFALLGVSLLLVGPLIIKEQVVKNVRIDPNSITFSMWKDIPVPFYMSVYFFEVLNPKEVLKGVKPVLSQRGPYVYREFRYKTNITFHDNDTVSFLEYRRFLFQPHMSNGSEEEYIVMPNILMMGAAVMIDHLPSFLKLLVSGALAGLKQEAFMNRTVGEIMWGYDDPLIDTINTFVPGLLPFEGKFGIFLQMNDSNSGLFTVNTGMKNISNVHMVDSWNGLKKVNYWRSDGCNMINGTPGEMWPPFMSPTSLEFYSPDACRSMTLVYEQSGNFKGVPTYRFVAPKTLFANGTDYPPNEGFCPCMQSGIQNVSTCRMNAPMFISHPHFYNADPALLDTVEGLHPSKEQHALFLDVHPMTGIPMNCSIKLQLNLYIKQVSGIIQTGKIKPVVLPLLWFEESGSIEGSVLKQFYTNLVLIPSLLDYLQYIFLGLSIPFFITAAVLVLRRQDHKITESLRLEETSGDYKTHPPCPAGTSNAAYPGPCSDDS